In one window of Rathayibacter caricis DSM 15933 DNA:
- a CDS encoding LacI family DNA-binding transcriptional regulator, which yields MPEDKPAPRAPSIYDVARAAGVSHQTVSRVLNDHPSLRAETKRRVLAVMADLDYRPNLAARALVTSRTRTVGVLSSQSLQYGPASSIQAIEVAARDAGYLVVTANVDGTDGESIQAGIRHLLNQAVEGLVVIAPQIRVFDILSGAALRIPHVTLQTSDDSRDDALYVDQMAGARLATAHLIDLGHTEIVHLAGPQDWIEAEARMRGFLAELDDRDIAMRPPLLGDWSAERGHRVGLELARFLDFTAVFAANDQMALGLLSAFHERGIRVPEDVSVIGYDDIPEAAFYWPPLTSVRQDFAELGRRCMATLLSLIEGERPEPAPPIEPQLVVRGSTAVPRTLRPVGVAERPSPRAVTESQLSRWHESDPRV from the coding sequence ATGCCGGAAGACAAGCCCGCGCCCCGGGCTCCCAGCATCTACGACGTCGCGCGCGCCGCCGGAGTCTCGCACCAGACCGTCTCGCGCGTCCTGAACGACCACCCGAGCCTGCGCGCCGAGACCAAGCGCCGCGTCCTCGCAGTGATGGCCGACCTCGACTACCGTCCCAACCTCGCCGCCCGCGCGCTGGTCACCAGCCGCACGCGCACCGTCGGCGTGCTCTCCTCGCAGAGCCTCCAGTACGGCCCGGCGTCGAGCATCCAGGCGATCGAGGTCGCCGCGCGCGATGCCGGCTACCTCGTCGTCACCGCCAACGTCGACGGCACCGACGGCGAGTCGATCCAGGCCGGGATCCGCCACCTGCTGAACCAGGCGGTCGAGGGTCTCGTGGTCATCGCGCCGCAGATCCGCGTGTTCGACATCCTCTCGGGAGCCGCGCTGCGGATCCCGCACGTGACCCTGCAGACCTCGGACGACTCCCGCGACGACGCGCTCTACGTCGACCAGATGGCGGGGGCGCGCCTGGCCACCGCGCACCTGATCGACCTCGGGCACACCGAGATCGTGCACCTGGCCGGCCCGCAGGACTGGATCGAGGCGGAGGCGCGGATGCGCGGCTTCCTGGCCGAGCTCGACGACCGCGACATCGCGATGCGACCGCCGCTCCTGGGCGACTGGAGCGCCGAGCGCGGCCACCGCGTAGGCCTGGAGCTCGCGCGGTTCCTCGACTTCACGGCCGTCTTCGCCGCGAACGACCAGATGGCGCTGGGCCTGCTGAGCGCCTTCCACGAGCGCGGAATCCGGGTGCCCGAGGACGTCAGCGTGATCGGCTACGACGACATCCCCGAGGCCGCGTTCTACTGGCCGCCGCTGACGAGCGTCCGCCAGGACTTCGCCGAGCTCGGCCGCCGCTGCATGGCGACGCTGCTCAGCCTGATCGAGGGCGAGCGGCCGGAGCCGGCGCCGCCGATCGAGCCGCAGCTCGTCGTCCGCGGGTCCACCGCGGTGCCCCGCACCCTGCGCCCGGTAGGCGTCGCGGAGCGTCCGTCACCGCGCGCCGTTACCGAGTCGCAACTTTCCCGGTGGCACGAAAGCGATCCACGGGTCTAG
- the chvE gene encoding multiple monosaccharide ABC transporter substrate-binding protein: MKRSLLAGLAGGAMILSLAACSSGGDSGSGDGGGEGGLVGVAMPTKSSERWIADGDNVKSQLEEAGYEVDLQYAEDDIPTQVSQLENMITKGAKALIIASIDGTTLTSVLEEAAANDIPVIAYDRLIRDSANVDYYATFDNYKVGVQQATSLLAGLGLTDLTGAPAADAPAGPFNIELFAGSPDDNNATFFFNGAMDTLKPFMDDGTLVVKSDETEFTTVATLRWDPEVAQSRMEDILTKSYSDGSQVQGVLSPYDGLSRGIISALTDAGYTVGTDFPIITGQDAELDSVKAIISGEQYATIYKDTRELAAEAVTMAQAVLEGTEPEVNDTETYDNGEKVVPSYLLEPVIVTKDDIESVLVDGGYYTDAEING, translated from the coding sequence ATGAAGCGCTCCCTCCTCGCCGGCCTCGCCGGCGGAGCGATGATCCTCTCCCTCGCAGCCTGCTCCAGCGGCGGCGACTCGGGCAGCGGCGACGGCGGCGGCGAAGGCGGACTGGTCGGCGTCGCGATGCCGACGAAGTCCTCCGAGCGCTGGATCGCCGACGGCGACAACGTCAAGTCGCAGCTCGAGGAGGCCGGCTACGAGGTCGACCTGCAGTACGCCGAGGACGACATCCCCACCCAGGTCTCGCAGCTCGAGAACATGATCACCAAGGGCGCCAAGGCCCTGATCATCGCCTCGATCGACGGCACCACCCTCACGAGCGTGCTCGAGGAGGCGGCCGCGAACGACATCCCGGTCATCGCCTACGACCGCCTCATCCGCGACTCGGCCAACGTCGACTACTACGCGACCTTCGACAACTACAAGGTCGGCGTGCAGCAGGCCACCTCGCTCCTCGCGGGCCTCGGCCTGACCGACCTGACCGGAGCCCCCGCCGCCGACGCGCCGGCCGGCCCGTTCAACATCGAGCTGTTCGCCGGAAGCCCCGACGACAACAACGCCACGTTCTTCTTCAACGGCGCGATGGACACCCTCAAGCCCTTCATGGACGACGGAACCCTCGTCGTCAAGAGCGACGAGACCGAGTTCACCACCGTCGCCACGCTGCGCTGGGACCCCGAGGTCGCCCAGAGCCGCATGGAGGACATCCTGACCAAGTCGTACTCCGACGGATCCCAGGTCCAGGGCGTCCTCTCGCCCTACGACGGCCTCAGCCGCGGCATCATCTCGGCCCTGACCGACGCCGGCTACACCGTCGGAACCGACTTCCCGATCATCACCGGCCAGGACGCCGAGCTCGACTCGGTCAAGGCGATCATCTCCGGTGAGCAGTACGCGACCATCTACAAGGACACCCGCGAGCTCGCGGCCGAGGCCGTCACCATGGCGCAGGCCGTCCTCGAGGGCACCGAGCCCGAGGTCAACGACACCGAGACCTACGACAACGGCGAGAAGGTCGTCCCGTCGTACCTCCTCGAGCCCGTCATCGTGACCAAGGACGACATCGAGTCGGTCCTGGTCGACGGCGGCTACTACACCGACGCCGAAATCAACGGTTAA
- the mmsA gene encoding multiple monosaccharide ABC transporter ATP-binding protein: MSTNILEMRGITKTFPGVKALQDVTLNAARGEVHAICGENGAGKSTLMKVLSGVYPHGTYEGDIVFEGDVMQFGSIRDSEAKGIVIIHQELALSPYLSIAENIFLGNEVRGFAGLIDWNKTNQEAAALLARVGLKENPTTKIQEIGVGKQQLVEIAKALSKRVKLLILDEPTAALNDEDSDHLLDLILHLKEQGITSLIISHKLNEIKKIADTVTVIRDGKTIETIAHDDVTEDRIIKDMVGRDLDHRYPDHTPHIGEEILRVVDWTAHHPQDPTRVMVDKVNLTVHRGEIVGIAGLMGAGRTEFAMSLFGRSYGSRISGQVFKAGKEIKMRNVSEAIAHGLAYATEDRKHYGLNLIDDIKRNISLASLEKVSKGGLVDDNREFEVANEYRGSMNIKSPTVLAKTGKLSGGNQQKVVLSKWIYSDPDVLILDEPTRGIDVGAKYEIYTIINKLAAAGKGIIVISSELPELLGICDRVYALSEGRITGELPIAEATPEAVLTLMTQEKQR; this comes from the coding sequence GTGAGCACCAACATTCTCGAGATGCGCGGGATCACCAAGACGTTCCCGGGTGTCAAAGCGCTGCAGGACGTGACCCTGAACGCCGCGCGCGGCGAGGTGCACGCGATCTGCGGCGAGAACGGCGCCGGCAAGTCGACGCTGATGAAGGTCCTGTCCGGGGTCTACCCGCACGGCACCTACGAGGGCGACATCGTCTTCGAGGGCGACGTGATGCAGTTCGGCAGCATCCGCGACTCGGAGGCCAAGGGCATCGTCATCATCCACCAGGAGCTGGCCCTCAGCCCCTACCTCTCGATCGCCGAGAACATCTTCCTCGGCAACGAGGTCCGCGGATTCGCGGGGCTGATCGACTGGAACAAGACCAACCAGGAGGCGGCCGCGCTGCTCGCCCGGGTGGGTCTGAAGGAGAACCCCACGACGAAGATCCAGGAGATCGGAGTCGGCAAGCAGCAGCTCGTCGAGATCGCCAAGGCGCTCTCCAAGCGGGTCAAGCTGCTCATCCTCGACGAGCCCACCGCGGCGCTCAACGACGAGGACTCGGACCACCTGCTCGACCTGATCCTGCACCTCAAGGAGCAGGGCATCACGTCGCTGATCATCAGCCACAAGCTGAACGAGATCAAGAAGATCGCGGACACCGTGACGGTCATCCGCGACGGCAAGACGATCGAGACGATCGCTCACGACGACGTGACCGAGGACCGGATCATCAAGGACATGGTCGGCCGCGACCTCGACCACCGCTACCCGGACCACACCCCGCACATCGGCGAGGAGATCCTCCGCGTCGTGGACTGGACCGCCCACCACCCGCAGGACCCGACTCGCGTCATGGTCGACAAAGTGAACCTCACGGTGCACCGCGGCGAGATCGTCGGCATCGCCGGACTCATGGGCGCGGGTCGCACCGAGTTCGCGATGAGCCTCTTCGGCCGCTCTTACGGCAGCCGGATCTCGGGCCAGGTCTTCAAGGCCGGCAAGGAGATCAAGATGCGCAACGTGTCGGAGGCGATCGCCCACGGGCTCGCCTACGCCACGGAGGACCGCAAGCACTACGGCCTCAACCTCATCGACGACATCAAGCGGAACATCTCGCTCGCCTCGCTCGAGAAGGTGTCGAAGGGCGGACTCGTCGACGACAACCGCGAGTTCGAGGTCGCGAACGAGTACCGCGGCAGCATGAACATCAAGTCGCCGACCGTGCTCGCCAAGACCGGCAAGCTCTCGGGCGGCAACCAGCAGAAGGTCGTCCTGTCGAAGTGGATCTACTCCGACCCCGACGTCCTGATCCTCGACGAGCCCACCCGCGGCATCGACGTGGGAGCGAAGTACGAGATCTACACCATCATCAACAAGCTCGCGGCGGCGGGTAAGGGGATCATCGTCATCTCCTCCGAGCTCCCCGAGCTGCTCGGCATCTGCGACCGCGTGTACGCGCTGTCGGAGGGCCGGATCACGGGCGAGCTGCCCATCGCCGAGGCGACCCCCGAGGCGGTCCTCACCCTCATGACCCAGGAGAAGCAACGATGA
- the mmsB gene encoding multiple monosaccharide ABC transporter permease, translating into MTDLQNTPPTAAGAQVNPTENAFTKRLSHVLGDLGKNGIFIALIVVVLLFQIMTEGILLRPQNISNLIVQNGYILILAIGMVMVIVAGHIDLSVGSVAAFVGAVSGVFAVTMGLPWWLSIILSLGIGALVGAWQGFWIAYVGIPAFIVTLAGMLIFRGLALVVLGNANIGSFPIEYRALGNGFLTDLFGETALDPLSLGVGALAIIAFTVQSLRTRRGRQKYNQSVEPGVWFVTKLVLVALVIGAFAFALSTFKGIPVTLIVLAVLVLVYGVVMNRSVFGRHVYAIGGNLHAAELSGIKTRNVTFWLFVNMGVLAALAGLVFTARLNLAGPKAGDGFELEAISAAFIGGAAVQGGVGTIGGAILGGLIIGVLNNGMSIMGIGIEWQQAVKGLVLLLAVAFDVYNKRRAGGR; encoded by the coding sequence ATGACCGATCTGCAGAACACCCCGCCCACGGCGGCGGGCGCGCAGGTGAACCCCACCGAGAACGCTTTCACGAAGCGCCTCAGCCACGTGCTGGGCGACCTCGGCAAGAACGGCATCTTCATCGCCCTCATCGTGGTGGTGCTGCTGTTCCAGATCATGACCGAGGGGATCCTGCTGCGCCCGCAGAACATCTCCAACCTGATCGTCCAGAACGGCTACATCCTGATCCTCGCCATCGGCATGGTGATGGTCATCGTGGCCGGGCACATCGACCTCTCGGTCGGCTCGGTCGCCGCGTTCGTCGGAGCCGTCTCGGGCGTCTTCGCGGTCACCATGGGTCTCCCGTGGTGGCTGTCGATCATCCTGTCGCTCGGCATCGGCGCCCTCGTCGGCGCCTGGCAGGGCTTCTGGATCGCGTACGTCGGCATACCCGCGTTCATCGTGACGTTGGCGGGCATGCTGATCTTCCGCGGCCTCGCGCTCGTCGTCCTCGGCAACGCGAACATCGGCTCGTTCCCGATCGAGTACCGCGCGCTGGGCAACGGCTTCCTCACCGACCTGTTCGGCGAGACCGCGCTCGACCCGCTGTCGCTCGGAGTCGGCGCGCTCGCGATCATCGCGTTCACCGTGCAGTCGCTGCGCACCCGCCGCGGCCGCCAGAAGTACAACCAGAGCGTCGAGCCGGGCGTCTGGTTCGTCACCAAGCTCGTCCTCGTCGCGCTCGTGATCGGCGCCTTCGCCTTCGCGCTCTCCACCTTCAAGGGCATCCCGGTGACCCTGATCGTGCTGGCCGTGCTCGTGCTGGTCTACGGCGTCGTGATGAACCGCTCGGTCTTCGGCCGCCACGTCTACGCGATCGGCGGCAACCTGCACGCCGCGGAGCTGTCGGGCATCAAGACCCGCAACGTGACCTTCTGGCTGTTCGTCAACATGGGCGTCCTCGCCGCCCTCGCCGGACTCGTCTTCACCGCCCGCCTGAACCTCGCCGGCCCGAAGGCCGGAGACGGCTTCGAGCTCGAGGCCATCTCGGCCGCCTTCATCGGCGGCGCGGCGGTCCAGGGCGGCGTCGGCACCATCGGCGGCGCGATCCTCGGTGGTCTGATCATCGGCGTCCTGAACAACGGCATGTCGATCATGGGCATCGGCATCGAGTGGCAGCAGGCGGTCAAGGGCCTCGTGCTCCTGCTCGCGGTCGCCTTCGACGTCTACAACAAGCGCCGCGCAGGCGGACGCTGA
- a CDS encoding serine hydrolase domain-containing protein: protein MNRSLPRSSPSARGVDAAGVLALVDSLEEAPGIELHGLVLVRGGSVVAEGWWAPYSAERLHLLYSYSKSFTATAVGLAVAEGLVDLDATVLSYFPELDAEVTDERSRAIRVRHVLAMASGHREETIDRARAIDPVDMVRGFLLVPPDEEPGALFAYNQPCTFAAAAIVQRVSGESLVDYLRPRLLDPLGIGEVAWLRDASGREIGYSGLHATTEAAAALALLYQQEGRWDSEQLLSAEWVAEASTSQVPTSQEENDDWSGGYGFQFWRSQHGYRADGAYGQFGLVLPEHDAVLAITGQTTDTEGLLARVWEHLLPALQPEGAVAPTEAEEALATRLGALGLPPLAPAAVDVAPGRYRPSHSDVLSLTGLELSGEPAGWTLALIEGEDRLLVAPGSGAWMTTDVLASSAGRGPDGELLVDVLFLETPHRLHLVLDAAAATFTARWATEPLHAGPLRELRAPR, encoded by the coding sequence ATGAACCGCTCGCTGCCGAGAAGCTCACCGTCCGCCCGCGGAGTGGACGCCGCCGGCGTCCTCGCCCTCGTCGACTCCCTCGAGGAGGCGCCCGGCATCGAGCTGCACGGGCTCGTGCTGGTGCGCGGCGGGAGCGTCGTCGCCGAGGGCTGGTGGGCGCCGTACTCGGCCGAGCGGCTGCACCTGCTCTACTCCTACTCCAAGAGCTTCACGGCGACGGCGGTCGGCCTCGCCGTCGCCGAGGGGCTCGTCGATCTCGACGCCACCGTGCTCTCCTACTTCCCGGAGCTCGACGCCGAGGTGACGGACGAGCGCTCGCGCGCGATCCGCGTCCGGCACGTGCTCGCGATGGCGAGCGGGCACCGCGAGGAGACGATCGACCGCGCGCGGGCGATCGATCCGGTCGACATGGTCCGCGGCTTCCTCCTCGTGCCGCCCGACGAGGAGCCGGGCGCGCTCTTCGCCTACAACCAGCCGTGCACCTTCGCGGCCGCCGCGATCGTGCAGCGGGTGAGCGGGGAGTCGCTGGTCGACTACCTCCGGCCGCGGCTGCTCGATCCGCTGGGGATCGGCGAGGTCGCGTGGCTGCGCGACGCCTCCGGTCGCGAGATCGGCTACAGCGGACTGCACGCCACGACCGAGGCCGCGGCGGCGCTCGCGCTGCTGTACCAGCAGGAGGGCCGCTGGGACTCGGAGCAGCTGCTGAGCGCGGAGTGGGTCGCGGAGGCGTCGACCTCGCAGGTGCCGACATCGCAGGAGGAGAACGACGACTGGTCCGGCGGCTACGGCTTCCAGTTCTGGCGCTCGCAGCACGGCTACCGGGCCGACGGCGCCTACGGGCAGTTCGGCCTCGTACTGCCCGAGCACGACGCGGTGCTCGCGATCACCGGCCAGACGACCGACACCGAGGGTCTGCTCGCGCGGGTCTGGGAGCACCTGCTGCCGGCGCTCCAGCCGGAGGGCGCCGTCGCCCCGACCGAGGCGGAGGAGGCGCTCGCGACGCGCCTCGGCGCCCTCGGCCTCCCTCCGCTCGCCCCTGCCGCCGTCGACGTGGCGCCCGGTCGCTACCGGCCGTCGCACTCGGACGTCCTCTCGCTGACCGGTCTCGAGCTCTCGGGCGAGCCCGCGGGCTGGACGCTCGCGCTGATCGAGGGCGAGGACCGGCTGCTCGTCGCGCCGGGATCCGGGGCGTGGATGACGACGGACGTCCTGGCCTCGAGCGCCGGTCGCGGCCCCGACGGCGAGCTGCTCGTCGACGTGCTGTTCCTCGAGACGCCGCATCGACTGCACCTCGTGCTCGACGCCGCCGCCGCGACGTTCACCGCGCGCTGGGCGACGGAGCCGCTGCACGCCGGCCCGCTGCGCGAGCTGCGCGCCCCACGCTGA
- a CDS encoding discoidin domain-containing protein, whose product MTTRFRPFGWAVTALVVTGLLGAGAPALAAPLASAVVTDPADGVPRADPPPVYDSFPAIQDPGRSAAGYFQPSWYDTDGRHIQAHGGQIVTVQEDGADVHYWYGEDRTKGYYNSPGVAVYRSTDGMNWENRGTALRSVQTPEELEQPYFDALYDTVDDAGVPRADRIAEIDYHLDTNQTSPNTAIFERPKVLYNEKNDQWVMWWHSDGRITPGGSTYARSFAAVAVSDSPTGPFTMTGAYRLYNRTDYRACISAAVPGQARDMTVFQDEDGTAYISYSSEENRSLYIAKLDADYTNVERTTTTDTLDANQYSADGTYPYVFADGTPGAPVRGTDFQIVKECGVLEAPAIFAEGGKYYTLASGATGWAPNPQTYYTADSVLGPWIRGVQAGDPYENVAYNQIPEGGDGLLSVGDGRKTTFGSQSTNVLTLGAGRHVYMGDRWNDGAADSNYVWLPMTIGENGRLEMRNPAVEDPARWADGWDASYWDDKGVGAGLWSVVDDRLPDTVTRAADIGAKLPATVSVRSPGGTRDVAVEWAPTGPNVLGTLSVTGVLAGDAEYSDGRRFTRTIEVAEPGIANLARLATVTTTSRSDLAPKLVDGDLKGKGWDDWTSTGYPRDSRLTFTWGSPQDLDSLTVHTYKDGAASWPSRIEVEYQVDGAWRTSTVAATLTQVATDAAPTVALDLSSLPDTAAVRLHLTSAANTWQSISEVEIWGEAPPVNLCRIAGSSVSASFSQTEWATLPAANACDGNAATAWSTWSSAPLRSSADLTLTTAASHRVDRVTFTNIEGTIASASVAYRGTDGVWRPTTAQTAPVAANGAATTLTFGAVTATGLRITFATPDSFVKITEIVVPEAAAPAVVAPVSVTSRCIAKKAVLTVTTANGSAMPIDVTVRSAYGQKAFSQVAPGANATHAFTTRLATAPAGQVTVTAVGGGETLEQTVAYPARSC is encoded by the coding sequence ATGACGACTCGATTCAGACCGTTCGGATGGGCGGTGACGGCTCTCGTCGTCACGGGCCTCCTGGGAGCAGGAGCGCCCGCCCTCGCGGCGCCGCTCGCGAGCGCGGTGGTGACCGATCCCGCCGACGGAGTGCCGCGCGCGGATCCGCCGCCCGTGTACGACTCCTTCCCCGCGATCCAGGATCCGGGCCGGAGTGCGGCCGGATACTTCCAGCCGAGCTGGTACGACACCGACGGGCGCCACATCCAGGCGCACGGCGGGCAGATCGTCACGGTGCAGGAGGACGGCGCCGATGTGCACTACTGGTACGGCGAGGACCGCACGAAGGGCTACTACAACAGCCCCGGAGTCGCCGTGTACCGCTCGACCGACGGGATGAACTGGGAGAACCGCGGCACGGCGCTGCGCAGCGTCCAGACCCCCGAGGAGCTCGAGCAGCCCTATTTCGACGCCCTCTACGACACCGTCGACGACGCCGGAGTGCCGCGCGCCGACCGGATCGCCGAGATCGACTACCACCTCGACACGAACCAGACCTCGCCCAACACCGCGATCTTCGAGCGCCCGAAGGTGCTCTACAACGAGAAGAACGACCAGTGGGTGATGTGGTGGCACTCCGACGGCCGCATCACGCCGGGCGGCAGCACGTATGCGCGGTCGTTCGCCGCGGTCGCGGTCTCGGACAGCCCGACCGGTCCGTTCACGATGACCGGCGCCTACCGCCTCTACAACCGCACCGACTACCGGGCGTGCATCTCGGCGGCCGTGCCGGGCCAGGCCCGCGACATGACCGTCTTCCAGGACGAGGACGGCACCGCGTACATCTCCTACTCCTCCGAGGAGAACCGGAGCCTCTACATCGCCAAGCTCGACGCCGACTACACCAACGTCGAGCGCACGACGACCACGGACACCCTGGACGCGAACCAGTACTCGGCCGACGGCACCTACCCGTACGTCTTCGCCGACGGGACGCCCGGCGCCCCGGTGCGCGGGACGGACTTCCAGATCGTGAAGGAGTGCGGCGTCCTGGAGGCGCCCGCGATCTTCGCCGAGGGCGGGAAGTACTACACGCTCGCCTCGGGTGCGACCGGATGGGCGCCGAACCCGCAGACCTACTACACGGCCGACAGCGTGCTCGGACCGTGGATCCGCGGCGTCCAGGCCGGCGACCCGTACGAGAACGTGGCGTACAACCAGATCCCGGAGGGCGGCGACGGACTCCTCTCGGTCGGCGACGGCCGCAAGACCACCTTCGGCTCGCAGTCGACGAACGTCCTGACCCTCGGCGCCGGCAGGCACGTGTACATGGGCGACCGGTGGAACGACGGCGCGGCCGACTCGAACTACGTCTGGCTGCCGATGACCATCGGCGAGAACGGGCGCCTCGAGATGCGCAATCCCGCCGTCGAGGACCCGGCGCGCTGGGCCGACGGCTGGGACGCGTCGTACTGGGACGACAAGGGCGTCGGAGCCGGCCTCTGGTCGGTCGTCGACGACCGCCTCCCCGACACCGTCACCCGCGCGGCCGACATCGGCGCGAAGCTGCCCGCGACCGTCTCGGTCCGCTCCCCCGGCGGCACGCGCGACGTGGCCGTCGAGTGGGCGCCGACCGGTCCGAACGTCCTGGGCACGCTCAGCGTCACGGGCGTGCTGGCCGGCGACGCCGAGTACTCGGACGGACGCCGCTTCACCCGCACCATCGAGGTCGCCGAGCCCGGGATCGCGAACCTCGCGCGCCTGGCGACGGTGACGACGACGAGCCGCTCGGACCTCGCTCCGAAGCTCGTCGACGGCGACCTGAAGGGCAAGGGCTGGGACGACTGGACCTCCACCGGGTACCCGCGCGACAGCCGCCTGACCTTCACCTGGGGCTCGCCGCAGGACCTCGACTCGCTCACCGTGCACACCTACAAGGACGGAGCCGCGAGCTGGCCCTCGAGGATCGAGGTCGAGTACCAGGTCGACGGCGCCTGGCGCACGTCGACCGTCGCGGCGACCCTGACCCAGGTCGCGACCGACGCGGCGCCGACCGTGGCACTGGATCTCTCCTCCCTCCCCGACACCGCGGCCGTGCGCCTGCACCTCACCAGTGCGGCGAACACCTGGCAGTCGATCTCGGAGGTCGAGATCTGGGGCGAGGCGCCTCCGGTCAACCTGTGCCGGATCGCCGGCTCGAGCGTGAGCGCGTCCTTCAGCCAGACGGAGTGGGCGACCCTGCCTGCGGCGAACGCGTGCGACGGGAACGCGGCGACCGCCTGGTCGACGTGGTCGAGCGCGCCGCTGCGGAGCAGCGCGGACCTCACGCTGACCACCGCCGCGTCCCACCGCGTCGACCGGGTGACGTTCACCAACATCGAGGGCACGATCGCGTCGGCGAGCGTGGCGTACCGGGGCACCGACGGCGTGTGGCGCCCGACCACCGCGCAGACCGCTCCGGTCGCGGCGAACGGCGCGGCCACCACGCTGACGTTCGGCGCCGTCACGGCGACGGGACTGCGGATCACCTTCGCGACTCCGGACTCGTTCGTGAAGATCACCGAGATCGTGGTGCCGGAGGCCGCCGCCCCGGCGGTCGTGGCCCCCGTCAGCGTCACGAGCCGCTGCATCGCCAAGAAGGCCGTCCTGACGGTCACCACGGCGAACGGCTCGGCGATGCCGATCGACGTGACCGTGCGCTCGGCCTACGGGCAGAAGGCGTTCTCGCAGGTCGCTCCGGGAGCGAACGCGACGCACGCGTTCACGACGCGCCTGGCCACCGCACCGGCGGGCCAGGTGACGGTGACCGCGGTCGGCGGCGGGGAGACGCTCGAGCAGACCGTCGCCTACCCGGCGCGGAGCTGCTGA